A window of Glycine soja cultivar W05 chromosome 2, ASM419377v2, whole genome shotgun sequence genomic DNA:
ATAGTTGGCTCCTTATATCAATCAATGACCTGTTCCTTGTTAATCTATGATGATTGTTCATCATCATCTTGCTTTTACTAGTGAGAGGAACCTGTGATCCTACCATGAGTTTATATTGGTTGAAATTGCTCAAGTCTTCGCCTGAGGAAACCTTTTTGCCCTTGTTGTGACTCTTTGTGATGGGAAGTTTATCTTTTCTCAAAGATGGCACGTTGTACTCTTGATGATGATCATCCAGAGAATAGTAATTCAAGTTGGAATATGTCCCTTGTGAAGAGCATCGTGAACTGGTATCATCATGCAAATCATCTGCAATAATAGTTGGTCATGTTAGTGTGTTATACAGAGAACGACCAAAAATAGTTAAGCCATATTCTTATTAAGCAAGTTTAGGGATTAGGGCCGGGGGATATGGGAAATTCTttaagttcaaaattcaaaatattatatggtcttttattttgttacatAGATATGATATGGTCTAAACacgttatataaattaaaaaaaaacactttatataaatgcataatatttagttatttacaaaaaaacatCGATTATTTCTTAGAAATGCATAATTACATGAGTACATAAATAACTAttcttatagataaaaaaaattatattaataatagatGATGATCATAATTACCTAAagtatatttgtaattattaggAATGTTTCCTAAAAATTTGAAGCCTTAAACAAATATATGAATCTTAATCTGCTGTCTTAAATTTAGGGGCCCTTAAGCTGCTGCCTCCTTGACCTTGAGGCAGCCTGGTGATCATAACATGAAGCCATAGTTACATATATTTCCTTGCCCCtatctaaatatattatttccccTATGAAAAAGTCAAGAAAACTACATATTTTCCCCTAACTCATGTcaaaatgtcaaagaaagcatCAATAGTCTTATTAAAAAAGAAGTATTGACTTATATAATTGCCTACTATTTAATATAGCTTTcgttgaccaaaaaaaaaaaatagctttaAGAATCCAGATGAGAAGATAAAGTCATACACAAGTTTAGTCGcaatcaaagtttcaaagtatCAGAACTGTATGGCAAATatataagacaattttttaaaaaaaatatatgaataaaataaactagCTAGAGGCTCCCCAGACACGTATTTAGGTACATCGTATGCGTATTGCATCAATACGTACAACACCGATACTTTGTCATTTTTAGAGTATACTTAGGCTTCATAACTGTATTAGATTTTAAACTAGACtcttctttcaattattcacaaaaattgaaattgaaataagaGAGGATTAGGGAAGTGGGTGGAAGACATGTTATCAGGCAGGCTATACCAGTATACcctttctaaaaatattatttgtaggATTTCATAACACCATGTTCCCTACATGCAGTAGTTAACTAGTTATGTGCTAAAGAAAATTGTTATTCCATGTCAATCTCTATGTGACACctgatcaaattttttaatttacaagaaAGAATTAATAACATTCAACTGCGTGTTATGTTCTGAACTAGACGCGACCGCCTAATATTCAATCAGTGGAGCTATTAAATAGGACATCCACAACATCATTAGAGAAATGGACCAAGAATACATACCATGGAGCCAATAATATCCACTTGATATTTCCTCAGCTTTGCTGACTAAATCTGACATTGATTCTTGGAACGATGAACTAGAAGAGAACGAGCGGAAATGATGATGAGGTTCATCATCATCACAATCATCATCCAGATAATTGAATGTGTGGAAGGCATCTGAACAACTACTTTGCCTTCTGTGAGGTAGCAGAGCAGATATCTCTCTGTCAATCATATTTGCAATCTCAAAAGGCTCCCAATCTGCAATCTCCAACTCTTTCACCATCTCGGTTGCAACATCAATAGGTGTGTCAGATAATATGTCAAAGGGAAAAAATACATTTCTAGCAGAACCTGCACAAAGAATATGTAAAACATGACTAATAAATAGTTTAGTGTTCAAATCTCAAGAAGCATGTACTTAGAGTCTTGGTCAATTTTAAGagaattttttacttaaaacgAACCAACTAGATATTGCAAGTTAAGCAAAAGATTACAAACCATCCTTATCAGAAATTTGCACTTTGAGAAAGATAGTGTCATCTTCTGGGTTCAGCTTCCCTATCACTTTCATTCCAGTCCTAGGAAGATCATCACTTAATTGCAGTTTCTCCATCTCATTGACATTCAAAAATGGTTTCTGAATTGCAAATTTCTTTGTTGATGATGGATCATCAGACACAAGAAAAGGGTCAAGCAACAATTCTTTTGCTGATGGTCTCTTTTCTGCAGGTACCAAGCATCTTCCAATAAATCTTTGTGCTTCCATGTCTTCAATCCGGAAAAAAGCCATTGGTAGTTTTCCCTGAAATATAAAATGCTACctctaaataaaaatttagcttTACATATATCCTGAAAACTTACACTAGAATCTGAACTTACCGATGTCACTTTCTTGTAGATTTGTGCTGGATTAGAACATTCACTATATGGATATTCAGATGTGAGCATTTCCAGAACACACATGCCAAATGAATATACATCAGCAAGTTCATTGTATTCTTCCTCATACAATTCTGGTGCCATGAACTCAGGAGTGCCTagcacaaaaagagaaaattttatttgacaaTAATAAATAGTAGCAGTTTCTTAGTACAGTACTTGCAAGTGTGCAACACTTATTGGAATCATAGTGAGTACCTATAACACTATGTGCTAATTGGGAACCGCGAAGAATTGCAGCCAGTCCCAGATCACCAATTTTTACTTGTCCAAGATGACCATTGACAAATATGTTATCACATTTGAGGTCCCTATGGATCACTGGTGGATCATGGCAATGTAGATAAACAAGACCTTGCAAGATTTGGCAAGCCCAATTCTTTATAGCTTGTATGTTGACACGTTTATAATTCTTCCTGTATCTGCACATGCCAGAAAATTATCAGTTATTTTTTTAGGTAAACCTAGGGTATCCCTTGCCAGGAGTTAAATACTAATTTCTCAAGATACTGAGATAAATTATCAGTGAATGAAATGTATATTGCAACTTTGTACTTTTACATGCTTTATGAAAACCATCAGTTATttcataaaacatataaaaccaGAAAGTTGCAATATACATTATAGTCTCGTTTCTTTTCTGTTCTCTTATAAGTGTCTATTAACTATAAActgttaaaattttcaatagCTTCACTTGTATGAAACAAAATCCATGTGATGACTTAGTCCTAAGTAGCCTAATTTTTGTAAGGTACTACAATATGGGACTGCAGTAATTGCCTAAGTTATAGTTGGAAAGGAAGTTAGTTACTCTCTCAGTGACCCAGATGTGAACAATTCTGTGATAAAGTTGAAGGCCCTGTTATCAATATCAATCCAAGAAGTGTAGAATCTTATGATGGACTGATGCTTGAGGGTACTGAGGAGATGAACCTCTGAGTAAAGCCGCTGCAAATCGTCCGGCGTGCGAAGCGCCTCGTTGAGTCTGACCTGGTTCCATGCTACCTCAATTCCAAGCACCTCATCGATTGCTTTGTACACTGTCTTCATTGCCCCTTTTCCAAGAACATCTCCAAACTAATAATCAATCACAAGCAACACATAACGTGTCACATAAGAAACAGTGTCTCAATCATTTACAATCCATAACACATACAGTTTTAGAAACACACTGTTTCTCCTTAACTTAATACAATTTTAGGAGATTATTTATCAAAGTCTAATGGTAACTAAATAGCACATGGCTTAAACTTTCTTACAATACTAACCATGTGAACAAAAATGGCAAAAAAATTATGTCTCATCTAAAAATAACACGTACATAATACCTATGATACACAAAaacaaggggggggggggggggggtatatTTTTTCCCCTATGCACAACATAAATAAACATAACAAATGGCACAAGAAATGGAATGAAAGCAGAGAAAAACAGGGGTTAGAACTTACCCTGCCATACCGACCAGTTGGGTCGGTTTCCACATAACAATTTTCTCCCATGTTTGATTCGTATTTATATGCACCAACTTCGCAACCACCTCTTATATTTATTGAaacactataatttttttacgctGCAACTTAATTGTGCAGACTGCAGAGAAGAAcaagaagggaaaaaaatgaaagcagAACAAAATTTCAATATGGTATTATCCTATATCCTAGGCTTTCCTTCATGATTTACGTGAGAGAAGATCCCAAAAAATAGCCAGAAAAGTCTAGAATAGTCAATGCTCTGCATCATTTTTCCCATGCTCACAACCGTACATGTTAAGTGGTTATAGTCCTTAGCAaccatttgattttgtttttctcgTTTCTTGTTCTATTTGAAAACGAAAGTTACAAaggggagagagagaaagtggtgCACGGTGTGATTGGATGGGAGAATAAGCAGATACTATTTAACAAGGAAAGTGACAGGTTCGTGTCAAAGTACCCCTTTTTGATTCAGGGTATTAGCAGGGGATTTGTGGCAGGTAAGAGTTTGGGACAGGGTCAGTTTTGGGCATTCACAAGGCACAAAGAATGGTTGGCATAGATAAGAGAAAGCACTAAGGCACGGAACTTGAAGAATCTGTGGACCCTCTTTGATGTAATCATTGGTGGGAAACAGAGGAAGAAGATGCAAAAAAACAGAGTGAGGAGATGCAGGGGAGGTAACAATTACAGGGGAGAAATGAAGTTGTGAAGGTGgtgatttgttgttgttgtcagattgtaagtatattttataatgaataatGGTTGGTGATATGATGTtcatatgataataataataataataataataataataataataataataataataataataataaagagagTAGAACTATAGAGCATGATGATGTCAGCTAGGGTTGGTGGTGGGAACCTCTTTGTAACTTACTTGGCAGCATTGAGGGTGGGGCCAGTGAGTGGAGAAAGACAATTTGTAAAATGCTCTGTCAGCATTTAACTTCTCTAGCtttgattttgaattatatGCATTCTCCAATTttggttttatatatattaatgttagTTAATGTTAATGCAAAATTATACCTTGTTTTGattaatgtttaattatatgaatttaattgaatatattaatggaagaaatctttttttttatatatatattatcattcaattatataagtggaaattattaattttttaataattactttaaaaattatataagattattttaattaattgatggtAGAAAAGTATTTAATTGTATAAATGATTTTACtaccttaaaaaattatactcagACTTaacatatcatattttattctatttttgtttgaatgaacattttaatatttttataggcCACAAATATTTTTACCAAAGACTATCCTATTCctattcaagttataataataatatgtgtGACAACACTCTTCCCTACTATCATATTTGAGactttatttcaattttgtttgaaatttttttttccaaaaaaattatgaataaatttaaaatacatgtttaaaattattgaataaaacaagcatcccccccccccccccccctaaatTTTAAAGTGGATAATAGGGTAtctaaaattaactatttttgatATTGAAAGTTGTAAAAAGAAGGAACATAAAAAGAATGTCCTTGGAAAAGTTCATTTATAATTACTCACTTTTATTAAGAGATTCATTTATCTTTTAGAGAAATagaatgtaaattttaaaattaaaaagaaaattagtgCAATGTATGGATTAATCTAAAAGTGAAGAGTataatttatccttaatatcatcatcaaatatatatttactttaaacattaaaaagtttattagtcaggtatttttagtttatttttttttctattaatcaatcataaattactttagtatgaattttaaaataattactataaaaattaataaacttatcttTGATAGTTTATAATTAGATAGcagtatataaaaaattacagcGTCAacgtatatattattttctccaatttaaaatagtgttagatttagtaaatatttttttatttgtaagaaaCCATAAAATTAGAAcataaatgcataaaaaaataagtaaaattaattaaacaataaaacatataaatatatatcaattgAAAGATGTGAAAATTTGTAGCTTGGTAAGAAGAATGCAATTTTGGGACGACAAAGTTGATTTTAGTGAGTGGAATGTGGAATAATGTTACCCCACCACTTACTCTGGACCGGTTATGCTAGGCTGCTAGTCCTATCCTATGCCCATCAGACTTTTATGGTAGCTCTGTGTGTGTCACTCTGATATCCATTTCCCCATCTTTTATTGTCGTCCAGAGTAATAcgtgcttaaatatgtttttgtttgtgtaaAATGAGTGAATTTTCTTCTGATCTGTGTAAAAGTGTTTTTTACTTTCGCTTATCTAAAGTCTAAAATCTGTATTTTTGGTTCTTATTATCATAAAACATCCgttaatttgaatatttgaagagatttttttttattattattattaatagtcTTATTCAATTCAAGCatcatggtttttctaaaaGATAGTCGTAGAttgtaagaaaaaagaagagagatttaatattatatcaaattttatcCGATATATTTCAGATTTCTATCTAAATTCTGAAGCTTAATGACTTATATTCCACCATGTGTTTTTGAATTGTCATAGTTGGTGCTGGTTGAATCAATGAATCTGAGTCCTCGATCTGTTCTTGTTATTCGCGTAATGGCAGAGTTACGCTATGGTAGGGaatattgttattttcttttattttacttctattaattttataatataactatcctaaataaatatttggctAAACTAATTATCTGATTTTTTATTGGTGatatacatttaaaaatcaatatctccaaaaaaaaataatcaatccttatacatttttataggaactaaaatttaatttcttttatatgaaGATTGATTTTTAAGTAAGTGTAtcctatatataatataatataaggatcaaataattaatttatcctTTTTGTTACTCTACCTAGACATATaagaatttttcatattttagattcttTGTAGTGATACTAATACTAAAATAGTAAATACTAAAATGTTCAAGCTGTGTGAGTTGGTGTGAAAGTTGGTACAAATTGTTTTGTTCCTTTTACTTTTCATTGGATTGGTTTAATTTGTATAGATAGGACCATTGTTACTAAGGGTCCCCTCAGAGATCACAAATCTATTTACAATTAAGTAGGAATTgaatttattctaaaaagtaCCATATAAGATGTATTTTCATTAATCCCTAAAAAAAGATGTAATTTCATTCATATCATTTCATAAGATGCCATGTTCAACTTTGATCATGTTTTGGATAACTGATGGGTCAAGATCCGATTTTCCACCTTAAGTGATCCTAGATAGGACTTAAAAAAGGCTATTCCAATAGCATGATCGAAAGTGAATAAGATCTAAGAAATTTTTCTCTCCTTCAAAAGCAAATACagaataatgaatttttttcctaaaaaaaagaataatgaatattgttcttgactcaaataAAGAACCCGTAAATTTTATTCGCTTTTAGTTATGCTGTCACATGACCCAAAACTAATTGTACCAAAGTACCACCTAGGCAACTGGGGGTAAATGGCATTTTACATAATTGAacaaagggaaaaagaaagtaaagaaaatgagtgaaatatatattttatgtcctcCTCCCTTCACATAAGTCAATCTTATATCttctaaagaaataaaatgttaattaaaaaaaataatttttaattagaagatatatacattaataatataaaataattttacattattaaatttattaacttttataataatcatcttaaaaattattataaaaatgatttttaattaattgataatatataaacGTTTTAATGCACGAGTTCcctttgaaagttttttttaatgtgtttaaactttaaagtagTGTTTTGAAAGCTAACATTTTAACATCTTATACATATGCagtatgtttaatttaattttttactaataaatatCCGGtatattgtgtgtgtgtgtgtgtatatatatatatataaatgaattataaaaatataaattttagaatatttaagagacatattttattagaaataaaaaatataaattaaaaaaatacatgcatTATGCTGGTAGAGTGGTACTCTTCCTTGGGTGaatgttatataaataataattgtatttgtacatacaatttttctaaaagaaagtttatacaataaaaagatatataagtatcttaaataaaataattgataagaAGAGAAAGATAAATGCAATTACTTAATCAGGATGTTTTGATAGCGTAAAAAGAAttgtattatcatttaattatgaattattatacattataattaaatttattgatttttatattaactaTCTTATAGTCATTCCTAAGATGTATGAAAAATTGAATTGACAATGCATGAGAATTAACTAAAACAATAGTATGATAAAATTTTCGTATACATTTATTATCTATAACTAATAAAGATGATACTAACATCTTTTTGAGGCAAAAAGATGATACTAACTTTTAATATATGTACTCATTTCTCGACATACTAGATCTGTATTGTAATCTCACACTCTAATTtcacctcttttttttaataatgttgcgttataaattaattactcTCATTCTACTAATTTTaccaaaagattaaaaatgtgGATAGACatacaataatattaatttgtgttttcgttagtataaataatataattctttAATCATTCTTTTGTGACTTCATTCTGTTTGTTAGCAGACATGCTTGTATTGTTTGAGTTGATTTCGTCTTTGTTTGTCCCATGTACATATAAAGAACTATCAGAAAGAACAGTAATAAGTGGCTGGCAAAGTGCCACCATTTCTAAGTCAAAACATATCAACAACAAGAAGGACAATAATGAAGTAAGTTAATTAAGTTGGACAACTTCAGAAAAGGATCTTCAACTCTAATATCTTAATCTTAGAACCTGTACGGAACCTTGGCCTAATTAGTCTGTCTCTTGTTACTCTCAAtggatatattatttaatatgataattCATAATATGTATCCAAATAGAATATATAGCAGTTAGCACTTGACACACTCGTTTATCCAcgaataacttttttcttatcTTGTCGTAAGTCATTGTTAGAGTCTTTCACTTTCacaagttttgattttttaataggTTATTGAACTAATTATTAATCTACAATTTAGTCATATTTAAAACactctctctccaaaaatataatatatgaaaatcatcaaactcaaattcttttttacaaacttaatatatattatcaactaagttatatttaagaatttttttttatcttcaaatagttttatcACATTCACGTACTTAGTCAATAATATACCATATATAGTCTGTAAATTTTGTACCATAAAGAATCTACCAGCTTTCAAAATATATTGGAATATATacaattcaattattattattatttattatttttttagacatAGAACCTTCAAACGCctgattatttttcaagaaattagTCTATCAATGAagggaaaaaaacaattttagggATTTTCATTAATTGCCATCAATCAGTGTTGGAGGTCGAGTTTCAACATATCAATTAGTATCAACCTTGCCGTTGCTTCATGCCCAAAAACTATTGATTGCTGATGATGACTGCCATATACATtgaacaataacttttttcagaAGGATGAGCCAATTTCAAGGACGTGCAAATTCACACGTCGATAATTTATTAACCTACTTACTTGTTACCAAGCTAACTTTGAATTTGAGAGGCAAATGTTGTGTATTTCAATAGAATTCTGTCAGATTCATTATGAGCTATAGGAACGAATGATCCTATTTGAGAAATATTTAGGTTAATACTTTTTGCATACCACAAAGTTTtctttatgtaaaaaattatgtgaaCCGTGTTATATTGTACCTAATTTTAAAGAATACCattattcattttaacattataCCAGTTTGCTTAAAAATTCGTCTCTATCGACC
This region includes:
- the LOC114397214 gene encoding probable serine/threonine-protein kinase WNK4, coding for MGENCYVETDPTGRYGRFGDVLGKGAMKTVYKAIDEVLGIEVAWNQVRLNEALRTPDDLQRLYSEVHLLSTLKHQSIIRFYTSWIDIDNRAFNFITELFTSGSLREYRKNYKRVNIQAIKNWACQILQGLVYLHCHDPPVIHRDLKCDNIFVNGHLGQVKIGDLGLAAILRGSQLAHSVIGTPEFMAPELYEEEYNELADVYSFGMCVLEMLTSEYPYSECSNPAQIYKKVTSGKLPMAFFRIEDMEAQRFIGRCLVPAEKRPSAKELLLDPFLVSDDPSSTKKFAIQKPFLNVNEMEKLQLSDDLPRTGMKVIGKLNPEDDTIFLKVQISDKDGSARNVFFPFDILSDTPIDVATEMVKELEIADWEPFEIANMIDREISALLPHRRQSSCSDAFHTFNYLDDDCDDDEPHHHFRSFSSSSSFQESMSDLVSKAEEISSGYYWLHDDLHDDTSSRCSSQGTYSNLNYYSLDDHHQEYNVPSLRKDKLPITKSHNKGKKVSSGEDLSNFNQYKLMVGSQVPLTSKSKMMMNNHHRLTRNRSLIDIRSQLLHRSLVEEVNKRRLFKTVGAVENIGFQAPCDVSTKRSQHVCVAPNENSPRSGKGGKIKR